The Streptomyces europaeiscabiei genome window below encodes:
- a CDS encoding sensor histidine kinase, with translation MKVFRMTARLRPRSVRAKIVALLMLPIVSLMALWSYAAVTTVAAIGDTERAKDVNSELLAPVAEFVTALQSERTAAMRYAAKRTETGLDDLRADQQATDKAVTALRAGLNSSSSDAALIDTGLPARLGTLESDFSDLAALRADTTGPGAKDAASKAYNTYSAVIDHAFAVTGALTSEKGTDATSEARVVLELSRARDAVAREQALLAAATASGTLTKEQYARFVGAVATQRELLKPAVADLKAEHRPAYDVLLDGDGYASLVKVEDGVTDAGAGPVSAAVLKDWDASSTAVLEGLAEAEEDAGTGAAAKADVFGWDTLGASGVAVVLGLVGVLLSLLVSVSVGRGLIVELLDLRNSALEVAGRRLPQAMRKLHAGQGVDIDAEAPMRRLVGDELAQVGTALTAVQRAALKAASERAELLSGISGVYVSLARRSQVLLHRQLDLLSVMEQRQQEQQDHVELYDLYRIDYLATRMRRHSESLLILSGIAPGRGWRDPIALSDILRAAVAEIEDATRIQIWAAPRVSLHGGSVADVIHLLAELVENAAAFSPPSTKVQLRAARLRDGILIEVEDSGFGMNEEAMADANRKIQSEKVDLLDAKQIGLIVVNRLAGRQGLRVELRQSAAGGVAAAVFIPENLIRDDMPAHQEPAADGRSLAPASALIQQQRR, from the coding sequence ATGAAAGTCTTCCGTATGACCGCCCGGCTGCGCCCAAGGTCCGTGCGGGCGAAGATCGTCGCTCTTCTGATGCTGCCCATCGTGTCGCTGATGGCGTTGTGGAGCTATGCCGCCGTGACGACCGTGGCCGCCATCGGCGACACCGAGCGCGCCAAGGACGTCAACAGTGAACTGCTCGCGCCGGTCGCCGAGTTCGTCACCGCGTTGCAGTCCGAGCGGACCGCCGCCATGCGGTACGCGGCCAAGCGCACCGAGACGGGTCTCGACGACCTGAGGGCCGACCAGCAGGCCACCGACAAGGCGGTGACGGCGCTTCGCGCGGGTCTCAACTCCTCCAGCTCGGACGCGGCCCTCATCGACACCGGTCTGCCCGCCCGCCTGGGCACCCTCGAATCCGACTTCAGCGACCTCGCCGCCCTGCGCGCGGACACCACCGGGCCCGGCGCGAAGGACGCGGCCTCGAAGGCGTACAACACCTACTCGGCGGTCATCGACCACGCCTTCGCCGTGACCGGCGCGCTCACCAGCGAGAAGGGCACCGACGCGACCTCCGAGGCGCGTGTGGTCCTCGAACTCTCCCGTGCCCGTGACGCGGTGGCCCGCGAACAGGCCCTGCTGGCCGCCGCCACCGCGTCCGGGACACTGACCAAGGAGCAGTACGCGCGGTTCGTCGGCGCCGTCGCCACCCAGCGCGAACTGCTGAAGCCGGCCGTCGCCGACCTCAAGGCCGAACACCGGCCCGCCTACGACGTGCTGCTGGACGGCGACGGTTACGCCTCCCTCGTCAAGGTCGAGGACGGGGTCACGGACGCCGGGGCGGGGCCGGTGTCGGCGGCCGTGCTGAAGGACTGGGACGCCTCCTCGACGGCTGTGCTGGAGGGCCTTGCCGAAGCGGAGGAGGACGCGGGAACGGGTGCCGCAGCCAAGGCGGACGTCTTCGGCTGGGACACGCTCGGCGCGTCCGGCGTCGCCGTCGTCCTCGGCCTGGTCGGCGTGCTCCTGTCGCTCCTCGTCTCCGTGAGCGTCGGGCGAGGCCTCATCGTCGAACTCCTCGACCTGCGCAACTCCGCCCTCGAAGTCGCGGGCCGGCGCCTGCCGCAGGCCATGCGGAAGCTGCACGCCGGGCAGGGTGTCGACATCGACGCCGAGGCCCCGATGCGGCGCCTCGTCGGCGACGAACTCGCCCAGGTGGGCACCGCGTTGACCGCCGTCCAGCGGGCCGCGCTCAAGGCGGCCTCCGAGCGCGCCGAACTCCTCAGCGGCATCTCCGGGGTGTACGTCAGCCTTGCCCGCCGCAGTCAGGTGCTGCTGCACCGCCAGCTCGACCTGCTCAGCGTCATGGAGCAGCGGCAGCAGGAACAGCAGGACCACGTCGAGCTGTACGACCTCTACCGCATCGACTACCTCGCCACCCGGATGCGGCGCCACTCCGAGTCGCTGCTCATCCTGTCCGGGATCGCCCCCGGCCGTGGCTGGCGCGACCCGATCGCGCTGTCGGACATCCTGCGGGCCGCCGTCGCCGAGATCGAGGACGCGACCCGGATCCAGATCTGGGCCGCCCCGAGGGTGTCGCTGCACGGCGGTTCCGTCGCCGACGTCATCCACCTGCTCGCCGAACTCGTCGAGAACGCCGCCGCGTTCTCCCCGCCCTCCACCAAGGTGCAGCTGCGCGCCGCCCGGCTGCGCGACGGCATCCTCATCGAGGTCGAGGACAGCGGCTTCGGCATGAACGAGGAGGCGATGGCCGACGCCAACCGCAAGATCCAGTCGGAGAAGGTCGACCTCCTCGACGCCAAGCAGATCGGTCTCATCGTGGTCAACCGCCTCGCCGGCCGCCAGGGGCTGCGCGTCGAGTTGCGCCAGTCGGCCGCCGGAGGCGTCGCCGCGGCCGTCTTCATCCCCGAGAACCTGATCCGCGACGACATGCCCGCCCACCAGGAGCCGGCCGCCGACGGCCGCTCACTGGCCCCGGCCTCGGCACTGATCCAGCAGCAGCGCCGGTAA
- a CDS encoding acyltransferase family protein, which yields MSASVSASELAATTPSTRDRYVDLLRVASLGTVVLGHWLMAAVTTGGGGNGGGGNGGGGNGQVEVGNLLAVEPRLQILTWALQIMPVFFFVGGFSHALSYRSLSRRSTGEGASVYPAFLRARLQRLLRPTMVFIGVWGAAAVLLQLAGLDGGLLDVALRLVAQPLWFIGIYLAMVAFTPPLLKLHERFGWGAFGALVAAAGAVDVLRFAFDVPFVEFLNFAFVWLAIHQLGFLRADGRLTRPYLLAGAGLAGAALLVAYGPYPLSMVGMPGEKVSNMAPPTFALLCHGLWLVGAVEWLRGPVGRWLRRPKVWRAVVAANGISMTAFLWHLSAMLGVYGVLLALGVDLPAPASGAWWAQLPLRIAAATVLTAVLVAAFRSFERPAAGPAVRPSRVSGSRRSGAYSGPAAALGATLCLFGVLGLSMVGFGGLFEGRSALLIAVQVTAPTAVAMTLAGWGLVELIGRGERSSA from the coding sequence ATGAGCGCAAGCGTGAGTGCGAGCGAGCTCGCCGCCACCACCCCGTCCACCCGTGACCGGTACGTCGACCTGCTCCGCGTCGCCTCCCTCGGCACGGTCGTCCTCGGCCACTGGCTGATGGCGGCGGTCACGACCGGCGGCGGAGGCAACGGCGGCGGAGGCAACGGCGGCGGGGGGAACGGCCAGGTCGAGGTGGGCAACCTCCTCGCCGTCGAGCCCCGGCTGCAGATCCTCACCTGGGCCCTGCAGATCATGCCGGTGTTCTTCTTCGTCGGCGGTTTCTCGCACGCCCTCTCCTACCGCTCGCTCAGCCGAAGGAGTACCGGCGAGGGGGCTTCCGTCTACCCGGCCTTCCTCCGGGCCCGCCTCCAGCGGCTGCTGCGGCCCACCATGGTGTTCATAGGGGTGTGGGGCGCCGCCGCCGTCCTCCTCCAACTCGCGGGCCTGGACGGCGGACTGCTCGACGTGGCACTGCGGCTGGTCGCGCAGCCGCTGTGGTTCATCGGGATCTATCTCGCGATGGTCGCCTTCACCCCGCCGCTGCTCAAGCTGCACGAGCGGTTCGGGTGGGGCGCGTTCGGGGCGCTGGTCGCGGCCGCCGGGGCTGTCGACGTACTGCGCTTCGCGTTCGACGTGCCGTTCGTCGAGTTCCTCAACTTCGCCTTCGTGTGGCTCGCGATCCACCAGCTCGGATTCCTGCGCGCCGACGGGCGGTTGACGCGGCCGTACCTGCTCGCCGGGGCCGGGCTCGCGGGGGCCGCGCTGCTGGTGGCGTACGGGCCGTATCCGCTGTCGATGGTCGGGATGCCGGGCGAGAAGGTGTCGAACATGGCGCCGCCGACCTTCGCGCTGCTGTGCCACGGGCTGTGGCTGGTCGGCGCGGTGGAGTGGCTGCGCGGGCCGGTCGGGCGATGGCTGCGGCGGCCGAAGGTGTGGCGGGCGGTCGTGGCGGCCAACGGCATCTCGATGACGGCGTTCCTGTGGCATCTTTCGGCCATGCTCGGGGTGTACGGCGTGCTGCTCGCCCTCGGTGTCGACCTGCCCGCGCCCGCGTCGGGTGCCTGGTGGGCCCAACTGCCCCTGCGCATCGCCGCCGCGACCGTCCTCACCGCGGTCCTGGTCGCCGCCTTCCGGAGCTTCGAACGCCCTGCCGCAGGGCCCGCCGTTCGGCCGTCCCGAGTGAGTGGTTCGCGCAGGTCGGGTGCGTATTCCGGCCCTGCCGCCGCCCTGGGGGCGACCCTGTGTCTCTTCGGTGTGCTGGGGCTCTCCATGGTCGGGTTCGGCGGGCTCTTCGAAGGACGCTCGGCCCTGCTGATCGCCGTCCAGGTGACCGCGCCGACGGCGGTGGCGATGACGCTCGCCGGGTGGGGACTGGTGGAACTCATTGGTCGTGGCGAACGGTCAAGTGCCTGA
- a CDS encoding S8 family peptidase, giving the protein MFVQHSPAPHTPGRRRRGALVAMMSAAALFTVGAATAAPAVAAPAEGQIVGANAENAIKGSYIVTLKESLPFKAASSKGKAVATRYGAVVEQTYKKALNGYATEMTEAEAKQLAADPAVAGVATNKTVHMSDTQTGATWGLDRIDQADLPLDSSYTYPSSAGSGVTAYIIDTGVRITHTDFGGRASYGYDAVDDDSSADDGNGHGTHVAGTVAGTTYGVAKAADIVAVRVLDDEGSGTTAGVVAGIDWVTDNAQFPAVANMSLGGSADSTLDTAVANSIAAGITYAVAAGNDGANASSYSPARVASAITVGASTSADARASYSNYGSALDIFAPGSSITSTYNTSNSATASLSGTSMASPHVAGAAAVYLGENPSATPSAVTTALTSAASASTLTGVGTGSPNLLLQVTPSGDGDDGGDDGGDTGTAFESTTDVSVPDAGSAVYSPITVSGLTGSAPSDLSVYVNIVHTYRGDLVIDLVAPDGSTYRLKSSSSSDSTDNVDATYTVDASSETTVNGSWQLKVQDVYSADTGYINSWKLTF; this is encoded by the coding sequence ATGTTCGTGCAGCACTCCCCCGCCCCCCACACCCCCGGACGCCGCAGACGCGGTGCCCTCGTCGCCATGATGTCCGCCGCGGCCCTGTTCACCGTCGGTGCCGCGACCGCCGCACCCGCCGTCGCAGCGCCCGCGGAGGGCCAGATCGTCGGTGCGAACGCCGAGAACGCCATCAAGGGCAGCTACATCGTCACCCTCAAGGAGAGCCTCCCCTTCAAGGCGGCCTCCAGCAAGGGCAAGGCGGTCGCGACCCGGTACGGCGCCGTGGTGGAACAGACGTACAAGAAGGCGCTGAACGGCTACGCCACCGAGATGACCGAGGCGGAGGCGAAGCAGCTCGCCGCCGACCCGGCCGTCGCCGGCGTCGCCACCAACAAGACCGTCCACATGAGCGACACCCAGACCGGCGCGACCTGGGGCCTGGACCGCATCGACCAGGCCGACCTGCCGCTGGACTCGTCGTACACCTACCCGTCCAGCGCGGGCAGCGGCGTCACCGCCTACATCATCGACACCGGCGTACGGATCACCCACACCGACTTCGGCGGACGGGCCTCGTACGGCTACGACGCCGTCGACGACGACTCCTCCGCCGACGACGGCAACGGGCACGGCACGCACGTCGCCGGCACCGTCGCGGGCACCACCTACGGCGTCGCCAAGGCCGCCGACATCGTCGCCGTCCGCGTCCTCGACGACGAGGGCTCCGGCACGACCGCCGGTGTCGTCGCCGGTATCGACTGGGTGACCGACAACGCCCAGTTCCCGGCCGTCGCCAACATGTCGCTGGGCGGCAGCGCGGACTCCACCCTCGACACGGCCGTCGCCAACTCCATCGCGGCAGGCATCACCTACGCCGTCGCGGCAGGCAACGACGGCGCCAACGCGTCGAGCTACTCGCCGGCCCGTGTCGCCTCCGCGATCACCGTGGGCGCCTCCACCAGCGCCGACGCCCGGGCCTCGTATTCCAACTACGGCTCCGCGCTGGACATCTTCGCGCCGGGGTCGAGCATCACCTCGACGTACAACACCTCCAACTCGGCCACCGCGTCCCTCTCCGGTACGTCGATGGCGTCCCCCCACGTCGCCGGCGCGGCGGCGGTGTACCTGGGCGAGAACCCCAGCGCCACACCCTCCGCGGTCACCACGGCCCTGACCTCGGCAGCCTCCGCCTCCACCCTCACCGGCGTCGGCACCGGCAGCCCCAACCTGCTGCTCCAGGTCACGCCCAGCGGCGACGGTGACGACGGCGGGGACGACGGTGGCGACACCGGAACGGCCTTCGAGTCGACCACCGACGTCTCCGTCCCGGACGCCGGCTCCGCCGTCTACTCGCCCATCACCGTCAGCGGCCTCACCGGTAGCGCGCCCAGCGACCTGTCCGTGTACGTCAACATCGTCCACACCTACCGCGGTGACCTGGTCATCGACCTCGTCGCCCCGGACGGCTCGACGTACCGTCTGAAGAGCAGCAGCTCCTCCGACTCCACGGACAACGTCGACGCCACGTACACGGTCGACGCGTCCAGCGAGACGACCGTCAACGGCAGTTGGCAGCTGAAAGTCCAGGACGTCTACAGCGCGGACACCGGCTACATCAACAGCTGGAAGCTGACCTTCTAG
- a CDS encoding MHYT domain-containing protein, translating into MGHMDHFSAGWVTPVLSYVMACVGSALGLRCTVRALEAEGASKRNWLTLASFAIGSGIWTMHFVAMMGFGVEGTPIRYDVPMTVLSLVMAIAVVSAGVFTAGYGRSRVRAVAFGGLGTGFGVAAMHYTGMAALNLHGEIGYNPSLVIASVVIAVVAATAALTLTLIVRGGVLAAIAALVMGLAVSSMHYTAMYAVTIDLAPSTAQLAGATATEFLFPLAVLLGSFLFLTSAYVALSPTGKRAESSFADELLREVELSTA; encoded by the coding sequence ATGGGACACATGGACCACTTCAGCGCCGGATGGGTCACCCCCGTCCTCTCCTACGTCATGGCCTGCGTCGGCTCCGCGCTCGGACTGCGCTGCACCGTCAGGGCACTTGAGGCCGAGGGCGCCTCGAAGCGGAACTGGCTGACGCTGGCCTCGTTCGCGATCGGCTCGGGCATCTGGACCATGCACTTCGTCGCGATGATGGGCTTCGGGGTGGAGGGGACGCCCATCCGCTACGACGTTCCGATGACCGTGCTCAGCCTGGTCATGGCGATCGCCGTCGTCAGCGCCGGTGTCTTCACCGCCGGTTACGGCCGCTCCCGGGTCCGCGCGGTGGCCTTCGGCGGCCTCGGCACCGGGTTCGGCGTGGCAGCGATGCACTACACCGGCATGGCCGCGCTCAACCTCCACGGCGAGATCGGCTACAACCCGTCCCTCGTCATCGCCTCCGTGGTGATCGCCGTGGTCGCCGCGACCGCCGCGTTGACGCTCACGCTGATCGTGCGGGGCGGGGTGCTCGCCGCGATCGCCGCGCTCGTCATGGGGCTCGCGGTCAGCAGCATGCACTACACCGCGATGTACGCCGTCACCATCGACCTCGCGCCCAGTACGGCGCAGTTGGCGGGGGCCACGGCCACGGAGTTCCTGTTCCCGCTGGCCGTGTTGCTGGGGTCGTTCCTCTTTCTGACCTCGGCGTATGTGGCGCTGTCCCCGACGGGGAAGCGGGCGGAGTCGTCTTTCGCCGATGAACTGCTGCGTGAGGTCGAGCTTTCGACCGCGTGA
- the rsmA gene encoding 16S rRNA (adenine(1518)-N(6)/adenine(1519)-N(6))-dimethyltransferase RsmA — MSSPPDALLGPTDVRELAAALGVRPTKQRGQNFVIDANTVRRIVRTADVRPQDTVVEVGPGLGSLTLALLEVADRVTAVEIDDVLAAALPATIAARMPIRAGRFALVHSDAMQVTELPGPAPTALVANLPYNVAVPVLLHMLETFPTIERTLVMVQAEVADRLAAGPGSKVYGVPSVKANWYAQVKRAGSIGRNVFWPAPNVDSGLVSLVRRTEPVKTTAARRDVFAVVDAAFAQRRKTLRAALAGWAGSAAAAEAALVAAGVSPQARGESLTVEEFAAIAENRVTEDATDSKTDHRTDSKTDHRTDSKTDSKTDSKTDNKTGHKTHNEEPRQS, encoded by the coding sequence GTGAGCAGCCCCCCCGACGCCCTACTGGGCCCCACCGACGTCCGTGAACTCGCGGCAGCGCTCGGCGTGCGCCCCACCAAACAGCGCGGCCAGAACTTCGTGATCGACGCGAACACGGTCCGCCGGATCGTGCGGACCGCGGACGTCCGCCCGCAGGACACGGTCGTCGAGGTCGGCCCGGGGCTCGGCTCCCTCACCCTCGCCCTGCTGGAGGTGGCGGACAGGGTCACGGCCGTGGAGATCGACGACGTCCTCGCCGCCGCGCTGCCCGCCACCATCGCCGCCCGCATGCCCATCCGCGCCGGCCGTTTCGCCCTCGTGCACTCGGACGCGATGCAGGTGACCGAGCTTCCCGGCCCGGCCCCCACGGCCCTCGTCGCGAACCTTCCCTACAACGTCGCCGTCCCCGTGCTGCTGCACATGCTCGAAACCTTCCCCACCATCGAGCGCACCCTCGTGATGGTCCAGGCGGAGGTCGCCGACCGGCTCGCCGCCGGGCCGGGCTCGAAGGTGTACGGCGTGCCGTCGGTGAAGGCGAACTGGTACGCGCAGGTCAAGCGGGCCGGCTCGATCGGGCGGAACGTCTTCTGGCCGGCGCCGAACGTCGACAGCGGGCTCGTCTCGCTCGTCCGCCGGACCGAGCCGGTCAAGACCACCGCCGCCAGGCGGGACGTGTTCGCGGTCGTCGACGCGGCCTTCGCCCAGCGGCGGAAGACGCTGCGGGCCGCCCTCGCCGGGTGGGCCGGATCCGCGGCCGCCGCCGAGGCCGCCCTCGTCGCCGCCGGAGTCTCCCCGCAGGCCCGCGGGGAGTCCCTGACGGTCGAGGAGTTCGCCGCCATCGCCGAGAACCGCGTCACCGAGGACGCCACGGACAGCAAGACCGACCACAGGACCGACAGCAAGACCGACCACAGGACCGACAGCAAGACCGACAGCAAGACCGACAGCAAGACCGACAACAAAACCGGCCACAAGACCCACAACGAGGAGCCCCGTCAGTCGTGA
- a CDS encoding 4-(cytidine 5'-diphospho)-2-C-methyl-D-erythritol kinase has product MSVTVRVPAKVNVQLAVGGARPDGFHDLANVFLAVGLYDEVTATPADELTVTCEGPGADQVPLDRTNLAARAALALAERHGIEAAVHLHIAKDIPVAGGMAGGSADAAGALLACDTLWGTNASREELLDICAELGSDVPFGLVGGAALGTGRGEQLQPLDVGGSFHWVFAVADGGLSTPAVYREFDRLHAHDTVPEPVASQVLLDALAKGDVDALAAFLPGSNGLQPAALSLFPKLAGTLAEGLAAGALAALVSGSGPTTAFLARDADAARTIAEGLLASGTCGAAREAVSPAPGATVVRQAQA; this is encoded by the coding sequence GTGAGCGTCACCGTTCGCGTCCCCGCCAAGGTCAATGTGCAGCTCGCGGTCGGCGGTGCCCGGCCCGACGGCTTCCACGACCTGGCCAACGTCTTCCTCGCCGTCGGGCTGTACGACGAGGTCACCGCCACCCCCGCCGACGAACTGACCGTCACCTGCGAGGGCCCCGGCGCCGACCAGGTCCCCCTGGACCGTACGAACCTCGCCGCGCGGGCCGCGCTCGCGCTGGCGGAACGCCACGGCATCGAGGCCGCCGTGCACCTGCACATCGCCAAGGACATCCCCGTCGCGGGCGGTATGGCCGGTGGCAGCGCGGACGCGGCAGGCGCCCTCCTGGCCTGCGACACGCTGTGGGGTACGAACGCCTCGCGCGAGGAACTCCTTGACATCTGCGCGGAGTTGGGCAGTGACGTGCCGTTCGGTCTGGTGGGTGGGGCGGCTCTGGGGACGGGGCGGGGCGAACAGCTCCAGCCCCTCGACGTGGGCGGCTCGTTCCACTGGGTGTTCGCCGTCGCCGACGGCGGCCTCTCCACCCCCGCCGTCTACCGTGAGTTCGACCGGCTCCACGCCCACGACACCGTCCCCGAGCCCGTGGCCTCCCAGGTGCTGCTGGACGCGCTCGCCAAGGGGGACGTGGACGCGCTCGCGGCCTTCCTGCCGGGCTCCAACGGCCTCCAGCCCGCCGCCCTCTCGCTCTTCCCGAAGCTGGCCGGCACCCTCGCCGAGGGCCTCGCGGCCGGCGCGCTCGCCGCGCTCGTCTCCGGCTCCGGCCCGACCACGGCCTTCCTCGCCCGGGACGCCGACGCGGCCCGCACCATCGCCGAGGGGCTGCTCGCCTCCGGCACGTGCGGGGCGGCGAGGGAGGCCGTCTCACCCGCGCCGGGGGCGACCGTCGTCCGACAAGCCCAAGCCTAG
- a CDS encoding ABC-F family ATP-binding cassette domain-containing protein, with translation MAVNLVNVENVSKVYGTRALLDGVSLGVSEGDRIGVVGRNGDGKTTLIRMLAKLEEADTGRVTHSGGLHAGVLTQHDSLDPAATVRHEVIRDMADHEWAGNAKIRDVLTGLFGGLDLPGFPQGLDTVIAPLSGGERRRIALAKLLIEEQDLIVLDEPTNHLDVEGISWLAGHLRERRSALVCVTHDRWFLDQVCTRMWDVQKGSVFEYEGGYSDYVFARAERERIAATEETKRQNLVRKELAWLRRGAPARTSKPRFRVEAANELIADVPPPRDTSELMKFASSRLGRTVFDLKDVTVQAGPKVLLKHLTWQLGPGDRVGLVGVNGAGKTSLLRAMADAARSEGEKQPAVGRVVTGKTVKLAYLSQEVAELDPNLRVLQAVQQIRDRVDLGKGREMTAGQLCETFGFNKEKQWTPVGDLSGGERRRLQILRLLMDEPNVLFLDEPTNDLDIETLTQLEDLLDGWPGSMIVISHDRFFVERTTDKVFALLGDAALRMLPRGIDEYIERRHKMEEAAAAASPVAVKAAAEKAVSAADSRAAKKELQKIERQLDKVSEKEAKLHARIAENATDFAKVGELDAELRALGGEKEELEMRWLELAEDA, from the coding sequence ATGGCCGTCAACCTGGTCAATGTCGAGAACGTCAGCAAGGTGTACGGCACCCGCGCCCTGCTCGACGGGGTCTCGCTCGGCGTCTCCGAAGGGGACCGGATCGGCGTCGTGGGGCGGAACGGGGACGGCAAGACGACCCTGATCCGGATGCTCGCCAAGCTGGAGGAGGCCGACACGGGCCGGGTCACCCACTCCGGCGGCCTCCACGCCGGCGTGCTCACCCAGCACGACTCCCTCGACCCGGCCGCCACCGTCCGGCACGAGGTCATCCGGGACATGGCGGACCACGAGTGGGCGGGCAACGCCAAGATCCGGGACGTGCTCACCGGACTCTTCGGCGGCCTCGACCTGCCCGGCTTCCCGCAGGGGCTCGACACCGTCATCGCCCCCCTCTCCGGCGGCGAGCGGCGGCGCATCGCGCTCGCCAAGCTGCTCATCGAGGAGCAGGACCTGATCGTCCTCGACGAGCCCACCAACCACCTGGACGTCGAAGGCATCTCCTGGCTCGCGGGCCACCTGCGGGAGCGGCGGTCCGCACTCGTCTGCGTCACCCACGACCGGTGGTTCCTGGACCAGGTGTGCACGCGGATGTGGGACGTGCAGAAGGGCTCGGTCTTCGAGTACGAGGGCGGGTACTCCGACTACGTGTTCGCGCGCGCCGAGCGCGAGCGCATCGCCGCCACCGAGGAGACCAAGCGGCAGAACCTGGTCCGCAAGGAGCTGGCGTGGCTGCGGCGCGGTGCCCCGGCCCGTACGTCGAAGCCGCGGTTCCGGGTCGAGGCGGCGAACGAGCTGATCGCGGACGTGCCGCCGCCGCGTGACACGAGCGAACTGATGAAGTTCGCCTCGTCCCGGCTCGGCAGGACCGTGTTCGACCTGAAGGACGTCACCGTGCAGGCCGGGCCGAAGGTGCTGCTGAAGCATCTGACGTGGCAGCTCGGGCCGGGCGACCGCGTCGGCCTCGTCGGCGTCAACGGCGCCGGCAAGACCTCCCTGCTGCGGGCCATGGCCGATGCCGCGCGCAGCGAGGGGGAGAAGCAGCCGGCCGTCGGCCGGGTCGTCACCGGCAAGACCGTCAAGCTCGCGTACCTCTCCCAGGAGGTCGCCGAGCTGGACCCGAACCTGCGGGTGCTCCAGGCCGTGCAGCAGATCCGCGACCGCGTCGACCTCGGCAAGGGCCGCGAGATGACGGCGGGGCAGCTCTGCGAGACCTTCGGCTTCAACAAGGAGAAGCAGTGGACGCCGGTGGGCGACCTCAGCGGTGGTGAGCGGCGGCGGCTCCAGATTCTGCGGCTGCTGATGGACGAGCCCAACGTCCTCTTCCTCGACGAGCCGACGAACGACCTCGACATCGAGACCCTCACGCAGCTGGAGGACCTGCTCGACGGCTGGCCCGGATCGATGATCGTGATCTCCCACGACCGGTTCTTCGTCGAGCGCACGACCGACAAGGTGTTCGCGCTGCTCGGCGACGCGGCGCTGCGGATGCTGCCGCGGGGGATCGACGAGTACATCGAGCGGCGTCACAAGATGGAGGAGGCCGCCGCCGCGGCCTCGCCCGTCGCCGTGAAGGCCGCCGCGGAGAAGGCCGTCTCCGCCGCCGACTCCCGTGCCGCGAAGAAGGAACTGCAGAAGATCGAGCGGCAGTTGGACAAGGTCTCCGAGAAGGAGGCGAAGTTGCACGCGCGGATTGCCGAGAACGCGACGGACTTCGCGAAGGTGGGGGAGCTGGACGCGGAGTTGAGGGCGCTCGGCGGGGAGAAGGAGGAGCTGGAGATGCGGTGGCTGGAACTCGCCGAGGACGCGTGA